From a single Pirellulaceae bacterium genomic region:
- a CDS encoding SMP-30/gluconolactonase/LRE family protein, with product MVRTRNAQLLYLPPTAEARFLPEGPTALDDGRFSWVAIQHGPQATTGSLNIFNFQTGLNQSFNLPGRPGFAKPTSRPGQFVIGCERQLGIFDIADQSWRVLCDGIDQDVTGTIINDGTSFGDNLVFGTKDLEFKTPKAGLYLFRGRDRQLIRLRSDQICSNGKDVVSSGSGGLHLLDIDSPTRAVVRYRLDIEAGRLTEPERIIDLSDLESFPDGMVLTPDEQSAIISFYNPNPAQYGETRQYGLLDGKLEAIWRTPGSPQATCPLLIDHPDGSVKLVITTAVEHMSAQRQVESKLAGGLFIAETHFRHAPASGIFHWEE from the coding sequence ATGGTTCGAACGCGTAATGCTCAACTGCTATATTTGCCCCCTACAGCCGAAGCCCGATTTTTGCCGGAGGGACCAACAGCGCTCGACGACGGGCGCTTTAGCTGGGTGGCCATTCAACATGGTCCGCAAGCCACGACTGGCTCACTGAATATCTTTAATTTTCAAACCGGACTCAATCAGAGCTTCAATTTGCCAGGTCGCCCTGGTTTTGCAAAGCCAACCTCGCGCCCTGGGCAGTTCGTCATTGGCTGCGAACGGCAACTGGGAATCTTCGATATAGCGGACCAGTCTTGGCGCGTACTGTGCGATGGTATCGATCAAGATGTGACGGGAACGATCATCAATGATGGAACCAGCTTTGGCGACAACCTGGTGTTTGGCACCAAGGACCTGGAGTTCAAAACACCCAAAGCTGGCTTGTATCTGTTTCGTGGCCGGGATCGACAGTTGATTCGGCTTCGTAGCGATCAAATCTGCAGCAACGGCAAAGACGTTGTTTCATCGGGTAGCGGTGGCCTGCACCTGCTGGATATCGACTCGCCAACCCGGGCTGTCGTCCGCTATCGGCTAGACATCGAAGCCGGGCGACTGACTGAACCCGAACGGATCATCGACCTGAGCGATCTGGAATCATTTCCCGATGGGATGGTACTGACGCCGGACGAACAGAGCGCGATTATCAGTTTCTACAATCCCAATCCTGCCCAGTACGGGGAGACGCGACAGTACGGACTGCTGGATGGCAAGCTAGAAGCCATTTGGCGCACGCCTGGCAGCCCGCAGGCCACTTGCCCCTTGCTGATTGATCATCCCGATGGCAGCGTCAAGCTGGTCATTACCACGGCAGTCGAGCACATGTCAGCCCAGCGGCAAGTGGAGTCAAAGCTGGCCGGTGGGCTGTTCATCGCCGAGACACATTTTCGCCATGCGCCGGCCAGCGGAATATTTCATTGGGAAGAATGA
- the ilvD gene encoding dihydroxy-acid dehydratase, translated as MKQLNRISSRITQPKSQGASQAMLYATGMTPEDMNKAQVGICSVWYEGNSCNMHLLDLAQAVKQGVNQAGLYGMRFNTIGVSDGISMGTDGMSYSLQSRDLIADSIETIMGAQWYDGLIALPGCDKNMPGCIMAMGRLNRPALMIYGGTIRAGKWNGQSLDIVSAFQCYGQYLAGQISDQEREQIVRHSCPGAGACGGMYTANTMASAIEALGMSLPYSGSIPAEDPAKIDECHRAGQAMLQLLESDIKPRDIMTRQAFENAMVVVVALGGSTNAVLHLIAMARSVNVNLTIDDFQAVSNRVPYLADLKPSGKFVQEDLHSVGGTPAVMKYLLEKGLIQPDCLTVTGRTLGENLQAVPGLKPGQTIIQPIEKPIKPTGHIQILRGNLAPEGAVAKITGKEGLVFTGPAKCYDSEELMLAALENKQIKAGDVIIIRYEGPQGGPGMPEMLTPTSAIMGAGLGNDVALLTDGRFSGGSHGFIVGHITPEAQVGGPLALVRDGDRVTINAETNRMDVDISDDEMRRRRAAWTAPPLKATRGTLYKYIKNVKSASEGCVTDE; from the coding sequence ATGAAGCAACTTAACAGGATCAGCAGTCGGATAACTCAACCCAAGAGCCAAGGTGCCTCGCAGGCCATGTTGTATGCCACGGGTATGACTCCCGAGGATATGAACAAAGCCCAGGTGGGTATTTGCAGCGTATGGTACGAAGGCAATTCTTGTAACATGCACTTGCTGGACTTGGCCCAGGCCGTCAAGCAGGGTGTTAATCAGGCTGGGCTGTACGGCATGAGGTTCAACACGATTGGCGTCAGCGACGGCATATCGATGGGCACTGATGGGATGAGTTATTCGTTGCAATCGCGCGATCTGATCGCCGATTCGATCGAGACCATCATGGGGGCACAGTGGTACGATGGACTAATCGCGCTGCCCGGCTGCGATAAGAACATGCCCGGTTGCATCATGGCCATGGGACGATTGAATCGTCCGGCACTGATGATTTACGGGGGCACGATTCGGGCAGGCAAATGGAACGGACAATCATTAGATATTGTCAGCGCATTTCAATGCTATGGACAATATCTGGCGGGCCAAATCAGCGATCAAGAGCGCGAGCAGATAGTGCGCCACTCATGTCCGGGTGCAGGCGCTTGTGGCGGTATGTACACCGCCAACACCATGGCCTCGGCGATTGAAGCTCTGGGAATGAGTTTGCCTTATAGCGGTTCGATTCCGGCGGAGGACCCAGCCAAAATCGACGAGTGCCATCGCGCCGGCCAGGCGATGCTCCAGCTGCTGGAATCCGACATCAAGCCGCGCGATATTATGACGCGGCAAGCCTTCGAAAACGCCATGGTTGTCGTGGTAGCTCTGGGTGGTTCAACCAATGCCGTTTTGCATCTGATTGCCATGGCCCGCAGTGTGAATGTGAACTTGACGATTGATGATTTTCAAGCGGTCAGCAATCGGGTGCCCTATTTGGCAGACCTCAAGCCTAGTGGCAAGTTTGTGCAAGAAGACCTGCACAGTGTCGGTGGCACACCGGCGGTCATGAAGTACCTGTTGGAGAAAGGGCTGATCCAACCGGACTGCTTGACAGTAACCGGTCGGACTTTGGGCGAGAATCTGCAAGCTGTGCCGGGCCTAAAGCCGGGTCAGACGATCATTCAACCCATTGAAAAGCCGATCAAACCCACTGGGCACATTCAAATCTTGCGCGGCAATTTGGCTCCAGAAGGTGCCGTCGCCAAGATCACGGGCAAAGAGGGGCTGGTGTTTACCGGTCCCGCCAAATGCTACGACAGCGAAGAGTTGATGCTGGCCGCCTTGGAGAACAAGCAGATCAAGGCTGGCGACGTGATCATCATTCGCTACGAGGGTCCCCAGGGCGGCCCCGGCATGCCTGAGATGCTGACGCCTACTTCGGCCATTATGGGCGCTGGGTTAGGCAACGATGTCGCCTTGCTAACCGACGGTCGATTCTCCGGGGGTTCCCACGGGTTTATCGTCGGCCATATTACGCCGGAAGCTCAAGTCGGCGGTCCGCTGGCGCTAGTGCGCGACGGTGATCGCGTAACAATCAATGCGGAGACCAATCGCATGGATGTAGACATTTCCGACGACGAAATGCGTCGGCGTCGTGCCGCTTGGACTGCGCCGCCACTGAAGGCGACTCGCGGAACGCTGTACAAATACATCAAGAACGTGAAGAGTGCGTCGGAAGGTTGTGTCACTGACGAATAG
- a CDS encoding aminopeptidase P family protein, with protein MFATLLAGSPRENPALFHRVRFETGDPAAWIHIHSPNQPCSLFIVRDIELERARASVRVDQVHCPADFSPPGGLSGDRATATAQAVAECLSRHHVARVDADRTLPWIFAWYIQQAGIAVEYDPDLGVLDRRSKDDQEIQWLQAAQSATEQVMLRACQTIAHAVADAKGQLQHAGSLLTCQRMKRMITQWLLDLEFQCPHGMIVATSPQSADCHASGSGPLWTGQPVILDIFPRSTQTHYHGDCTRTVVHGECSDTVRNMHAAVIAAKHAATAQAIAGATADAVHGTTLAQLELHGFRFARGQMADDPIMPHGTGHGIGLEVHEPILLDERGGTLMAGEVLTIEPGLYSRLHGGVRVEDMIVVAETGPPRNLNCLPEGLDWR; from the coding sequence GAACCAGCCCTGCAGTCTGTTTATCGTCCGCGACATTGAACTGGAACGAGCGCGGGCATCGGTTCGCGTCGATCAGGTGCATTGCCCTGCTGACTTCTCTCCGCCCGGGGGATTGTCTGGTGATCGCGCCACGGCAACGGCGCAAGCCGTAGCGGAATGTTTGTCTCGTCATCACGTCGCGCGCGTCGATGCCGATCGAACGCTACCATGGATTTTCGCCTGGTACATCCAGCAGGCCGGTATTGCCGTGGAGTACGATCCTGATTTGGGGGTGCTGGATCGCCGCTCCAAAGACGACCAGGAAATTCAGTGGCTGCAGGCCGCACAGTCAGCCACCGAGCAGGTCATGCTGCGCGCCTGTCAAACCATTGCTCACGCAGTGGCTGACGCCAAGGGTCAGCTGCAACATGCTGGTAGCCTGCTAACCTGCCAGCGGATGAAGCGGATGATTACCCAGTGGCTGTTGGACCTGGAATTTCAGTGTCCACATGGGATGATCGTGGCCACCTCACCTCAGTCCGCAGATTGCCATGCCTCGGGCAGTGGGCCGCTGTGGACCGGACAACCGGTAATTCTGGATATCTTTCCGCGCAGCACACAGACTCATTATCACGGCGATTGCACGCGGACTGTAGTGCATGGTGAGTGCAGTGACACGGTTCGTAACATGCACGCAGCCGTGATTGCTGCCAAGCATGCAGCCACCGCGCAAGCCATCGCCGGTGCAACGGCCGACGCAGTGCATGGGACGACCCTCGCCCAGTTGGAGCTGCATGGCTTTCGTTTTGCTCGCGGTCAAATGGCCGATGATCCAATCATGCCACACGGTACAGGCCACGGCATTGGACTGGAAGTTCATGAACCCATCTTGCTGGATGAGCGTGGTGGGACATTGATGGCTGGAGAAGTACTGACCATCGAACCGGGATTGTATAGTCGCCTGCACGGTGGCGTGCGCGTCGAGGACATGATCGTGGTGGCCGAGACTGGCCCACCGCGAAACTTGAATTGCTTGCCAGAGGGGCTGGACTGGCGGTAG